One stretch of Roseimicrobium sp. ORNL1 DNA includes these proteins:
- a CDS encoding class I SAM-dependent methyltransferase: protein MSDVSRAPEKRFSNRVADYVKYRPGYPPEILDLLREKTGLNAGSVVADIGSGTGISAEFLLREGCTVHAVEPNADMRVAAESMLGGRQGFHSVAGSATATTLPDHSVDLIVAAQAFHWFAGEATRAEFDRILDPDGWVALIWNVRKVDSTPFLVAYESLLLKHATDYGQVRYELVDEKVLASFFRDGKFTSTSFPNAQQFDYEGLKGRLLSSSYAPAAGQPGHEEMIAELERIFSEHQVGSKVAIDYDTWVHWGR from the coding sequence ATGTCTGACGTATCCCGTGCTCCTGAGAAACGTTTCTCCAATCGTGTCGCGGACTATGTGAAGTACCGCCCCGGGTATCCGCCTGAAATCCTGGACTTGCTCCGGGAGAAGACGGGTCTGAATGCGGGGTCGGTGGTGGCAGACATCGGCTCGGGCACGGGTATCTCAGCGGAGTTCCTGCTGCGCGAGGGATGCACCGTTCATGCAGTCGAGCCGAATGCGGACATGCGCGTTGCTGCCGAGTCGATGTTGGGTGGCAGGCAGGGATTCCACAGCGTAGCGGGTTCCGCGACGGCTACCACGCTGCCGGATCATTCGGTCGATCTGATTGTGGCGGCCCAGGCGTTTCACTGGTTCGCCGGAGAGGCGACGCGCGCGGAGTTTGATCGCATCCTGGATCCGGACGGCTGGGTGGCGCTCATCTGGAATGTCCGCAAGGTGGACTCCACGCCCTTCCTCGTGGCGTATGAGTCGCTGCTGCTGAAACATGCCACGGACTACGGGCAGGTACGCTACGAACTGGTGGATGAGAAGGTGCTCGCGAGCTTCTTCCGGGATGGGAAGTTCACTTCCACATCCTTTCCCAATGCCCAACAATTCGACTACGAAGGACTCAAGGGGCGGCTGCTCTCCTCTTCGTATGCGCCTGCGGCAGGACAGCCGGGGCATGAGGAGATGATTGCTGAGTTGGAGCGCATCTTCAGTGAGCACCAGGTCGGCAGTAAAGTGGCGATCGACTACGACACGTGGGTGCATTGGGGACGATGA
- a CDS encoding NAD(P)-dependent alcohol dehydrogenase, translated as MKSSFQGFAAPEKGKKLESFSFDPGELRDEQVEVAVEYCGVCHSDLSMIDNDWGQSVYPLVPGHEIVGRIVAAGDHVKGVKVGQRVGIGWYSESCMSCTQCLSGNHNLCPNAEQTIVNRHGGFANRVRAHWAWATPLPDQLDETSAGPLFCGGITVFNPIVQFGVRPTDRVGVIGIGGLGHMAVQFLSKWGCEVFAFTSSDSKRDEAMKMGAHHVVSSRDAGQLKKIAGSLDFIISTVNVSMPWDAILSSLAPRGRLHLVGAVLEPIPVAAFSLIGGQKSISGSPVGGPATVAKMLDFAARHGIPPITEEFPLSQVNEALDHLRAGKARYRVVLKNDLG; from the coding sequence ATGAAAAGCAGCTTTCAAGGATTCGCCGCCCCGGAAAAAGGAAAGAAACTCGAGTCGTTCTCCTTCGACCCCGGCGAGTTACGCGATGAACAGGTGGAGGTCGCCGTGGAGTACTGCGGCGTGTGTCACAGCGACCTCTCCATGATCGACAATGATTGGGGACAGTCTGTGTATCCTCTGGTGCCGGGGCATGAGATCGTGGGGCGCATCGTGGCGGCTGGCGACCACGTGAAGGGCGTCAAGGTGGGACAGCGCGTAGGGATAGGGTGGTACTCGGAGAGCTGCATGTCGTGTACGCAGTGCCTCTCGGGGAACCACAACCTGTGTCCCAATGCGGAGCAGACGATTGTGAACCGTCATGGGGGCTTCGCCAATCGTGTGCGCGCCCACTGGGCCTGGGCCACGCCGCTGCCCGATCAACTGGATGAGACGAGTGCGGGTCCACTCTTCTGTGGTGGCATCACCGTGTTTAATCCCATCGTCCAGTTCGGGGTGCGTCCGACGGATCGTGTGGGTGTGATTGGCATCGGTGGACTGGGCCACATGGCGGTGCAGTTTCTCAGCAAATGGGGCTGTGAGGTCTTTGCTTTCACCTCAAGTGATTCCAAGAGGGACGAGGCGATGAAGATGGGCGCACACCACGTGGTGAGCTCACGCGATGCTGGCCAACTCAAGAAGATTGCAGGCTCACTCGATTTCATCATTAGCACCGTGAATGTCTCCATGCCGTGGGATGCGATCCTCAGCAGCCTCGCGCCGAGGGGGCGGCTGCATTTGGTGGGGGCGGTGTTGGAGCCCATCCCGGTTGCGGCATTTTCCCTCATCGGAGGGCAGAAGAGCATTTCAGGCTCCCCGGTGGGTGGCCCGGCCACCGTGGCGAAGATGCTGGACTTCGCGGCCCGGCATGGGATTCCGCCGATCACGGAGGAGTTCCCCTTGAGCCAGGTGAATGAAGCGCTCGATCACCTGCGCGCGGGCAAGGCGCGGTATCGCGTGGTGCTGAAGAACGACCTCGGTTGA
- a CDS encoding nucleoside hydrolase — protein MLAAFLSLFRFPGLCLLAVALSSSALAQGHAQSSSPIPKILFDTDMDTDCDDAGAMAVLHALADRGECEILATVVSVTHPGAAPTVAAINAYYGRPDLPIGAPKKNGKSHPSKYVDQIAKEFPQSLKSTADVPDAALVYRDILEKQPDQTVTIVTVGYLTNLRNLLELPAEGSHASGADLVKQKVKLYVCMGGNFIGSPAKDDLKLGNVNFTREPGSVLKVIREWPTPIVFAGREVCSVPSGLQIGSSLANTPMNNPVRRSYEHYFGGTAKDRHVADLATVLYAVRGHRDYWDIQSTGYMDLKDDMTFEWKSSPDKDQSYLLKKKDVSGKPNDAYVESVLDELLIQPPAASIKEQDKSADNLREGILTQEDSPPIKETRHRLPFSFPDYSGHWKKAGNTQNEEERHRLLLEMSMDPVLSSEQRAEAATLAAFVEKWMQGGLKFYSKQWDAYDFGISEKSRLYPITALYQGRMRAWQLIENSTIRSHPVEGPKLHQRACEDFRRFQKAFPENPIPGMYLGQAIPWEKSFPDTPDAPEWAVLQREQIERLRDIIHWWIDHRQREDGQFGGGWGDDCEMWRWWAVVLMGFEDKKSLEAQLKFSKSAMNRPHLKGGFNQEITDVEHAAEDTTDNLIPLMALEPENQRWKDWALKMGPFMRDAWTGKNERGQLQFKSFYFSATDTSPVPTRAFDVMANVGALHPAFLIWQQQNDSVLDEVLPAWLDTWVDATARAENGKPAGILPSSIRWPDGAAAGAEKPWWEPVKPGGYMHSYYIWPSVITELTDALIIAHVKTGKDKYLQPLRSMAAMRLKWLREKGTTHAKPGSEAWCAENLGPRENANSNFGALVKSLARCKALTGTTEFDELLALESAQYTLRSDASGREEITAALRDSAKALRVNFAGFTSEVRSTDRVMRFAQFLAEDYKFDDYKGVTLPKHELLYRMVSGDTNAPRFPQMAVRWLTPAKDIAVFVTKANTNHLTAELFHFGKEDRFLEAELRLLKPGRYKASLKEAGNVSTLPAIEVKAGPFSRLSLKLPPGKLATLDIQPEG, from the coding sequence ATGTTGGCGGCTTTCCTCTCCCTGTTCCGTTTTCCCGGCCTGTGCTTGCTGGCTGTGGCCCTCTCTTCCTCCGCACTCGCGCAGGGCCATGCCCAATCATCCTCACCCATTCCGAAGATCCTCTTCGACACGGACATGGACACCGATTGCGATGATGCGGGAGCCATGGCCGTGCTCCACGCGCTCGCAGATCGCGGTGAGTGCGAAATCCTGGCTACGGTGGTGAGCGTCACCCACCCCGGCGCGGCACCTACCGTGGCCGCGATCAATGCGTACTACGGCAGGCCCGACCTTCCCATCGGAGCGCCGAAGAAAAACGGCAAGAGCCATCCCTCAAAGTATGTGGATCAGATTGCGAAAGAGTTTCCGCAATCGCTCAAGTCCACCGCCGATGTCCCTGATGCCGCGCTGGTCTATCGCGACATCCTCGAGAAGCAGCCCGACCAGACCGTGACCATTGTCACCGTGGGCTATCTCACGAACCTGCGAAACCTGCTTGAGCTTCCCGCTGAGGGCAGCCATGCCTCCGGAGCCGACCTCGTGAAGCAGAAGGTGAAGCTCTATGTGTGCATGGGTGGCAACTTCATCGGCTCACCCGCGAAGGATGACCTCAAGCTCGGCAATGTGAACTTCACCCGCGAGCCCGGCTCTGTCTTGAAGGTGATCCGAGAGTGGCCCACGCCCATCGTCTTCGCTGGCCGGGAGGTGTGTTCTGTTCCCAGCGGCCTGCAGATTGGCAGCAGCCTTGCGAACACGCCCATGAACAATCCTGTCCGACGATCCTACGAGCACTACTTCGGTGGCACGGCGAAGGACCGTCACGTTGCAGACCTTGCCACCGTGCTCTACGCCGTGCGTGGCCACCGCGACTACTGGGACATCCAGTCCACCGGCTACATGGACCTCAAGGACGACATGACCTTTGAGTGGAAGTCCAGCCCCGACAAAGACCAGTCCTACCTGCTCAAGAAGAAGGACGTCTCCGGAAAGCCGAATGATGCCTACGTCGAGTCCGTGCTGGATGAACTGCTGATCCAACCGCCCGCGGCGAGCATCAAGGAACAAGACAAGAGTGCCGACAACCTCAGGGAAGGCATCCTCACCCAAGAGGACAGTCCTCCGATCAAGGAGACCCGTCACCGGCTCCCGTTTTCATTCCCCGACTATTCGGGACATTGGAAGAAAGCAGGCAATACTCAGAACGAAGAAGAACGACATCGCCTGCTCTTGGAGATGTCCATGGATCCCGTCCTCAGCTCGGAACAACGCGCCGAAGCCGCCACGCTCGCCGCCTTCGTAGAAAAGTGGATGCAGGGCGGCCTCAAATTCTACAGCAAACAATGGGACGCGTATGACTTCGGCATTTCCGAAAAATCACGGCTCTATCCCATCACCGCGCTGTACCAGGGCCGCATGCGTGCGTGGCAGTTGATTGAGAACAGCACCATCCGAAGTCACCCGGTGGAGGGACCAAAACTGCATCAGCGTGCCTGCGAGGACTTCCGTCGCTTTCAGAAGGCCTTTCCGGAGAATCCCATCCCCGGCATGTATCTGGGACAGGCCATCCCCTGGGAGAAATCATTTCCTGATACACCTGATGCTCCTGAATGGGCCGTGCTGCAGCGCGAACAGATTGAGCGCCTGCGGGACATCATCCACTGGTGGATTGACCACCGCCAGCGCGAGGATGGCCAGTTTGGCGGTGGCTGGGGGGACGACTGCGAGATGTGGCGCTGGTGGGCAGTCGTGCTGATGGGATTCGAGGACAAGAAGTCCCTCGAAGCCCAGCTCAAGTTCTCCAAATCCGCCATGAACCGCCCCCATCTCAAAGGCGGCTTCAACCAGGAAATCACGGACGTGGAGCACGCAGCGGAAGACACCACGGATAATCTCATTCCCCTGATGGCGCTGGAGCCCGAGAACCAACGATGGAAGGATTGGGCGCTGAAGATGGGGCCCTTCATGCGGGACGCCTGGACGGGAAAGAACGAGCGCGGCCAGCTTCAGTTCAAGAGCTTCTACTTCAGCGCCACCGACACCAGCCCCGTGCCCACGCGGGCGTTTGATGTGATGGCGAACGTGGGCGCGCTGCACCCTGCATTCCTCATCTGGCAGCAGCAGAATGACTCCGTACTCGATGAAGTGCTACCCGCATGGCTGGACACCTGGGTGGACGCCACTGCGCGTGCAGAGAATGGCAAACCCGCCGGCATCCTGCCGTCCTCCATCCGCTGGCCGGATGGCGCCGCCGCAGGGGCCGAGAAACCATGGTGGGAACCGGTAAAGCCCGGCGGCTACATGCACTCCTACTACATCTGGCCAAGCGTCATCACTGAGCTCACCGATGCCCTCATCATTGCCCATGTGAAGACCGGCAAGGACAAGTACCTGCAACCCCTGCGCTCCATGGCCGCCATGCGCCTGAAGTGGCTGAGGGAAAAGGGAACCACCCATGCGAAGCCCGGCAGCGAAGCATGGTGCGCGGAGAACCTCGGGCCGCGCGAGAATGCGAACAGCAACTTCGGCGCACTGGTGAAGTCCCTCGCTCGTTGCAAGGCACTCACTGGCACAACTGAGTTCGACGAATTGCTCGCGCTGGAGAGCGCCCAGTACACTCTGCGCTCGGATGCCTCAGGCCGCGAAGAAATCACCGCTGCCCTGCGCGACAGTGCGAAAGCCTTGCGCGTGAACTTCGCCGGTTTCACCAGCGAAGTACGCTCCACGGACCGCGTGATGCGCTTCGCCCAATTCCTCGCAGAGGACTACAAATTCGACGACTACAAGGGCGTGACCCTGCCAAAACACGAACTGCTCTACCGCATGGTGAGCGGCGACACCAATGCCCCGCGTTTCCCTCAGATGGCCGTGCGATGGCTCACGCCAGCGAAGGACATCGCGGTATTCGTGACGAAAGCGAATACCAACCACCTCACCGCAGAGCTCTTCCACTTTGGCAAGGAAGACCGCTTTCTCGAAGCCGAACTCCGGCTGCTGAAGCCAGGCAGGTACAAGGCCTCACTGAAGGAAGCAGGCAACGTGAGCACGCTGCCTGCCATCGAGGTTAAAGCAGGTCCTTTCTCCAGGCTGTCTCTCAAACTTCCACCTGGGAAACTCGCCACCCTGGATATCCAGCCGGAGGGTTAG